A window of Solanum stenotomum isolate F172 chromosome 3, ASM1918654v1, whole genome shotgun sequence contains these coding sequences:
- the LOC125858328 gene encoding cytochrome c oxidase assembly protein COX16, mitochondrial-like, with amino-acid sequence MTTTQTTMSQPNKANERAASSTASVQNPASSFKRLGRKSPFMRYGLPMISLTVLGSIGLSQLLQGSKDIAKVKDDQEWEIIETRKALSRFGPVNAYNPKKMNLEEELKALQEKVDINDYEYKKIPKPKESE; translated from the exons ATGACAACTACCCAGACTACAATGAGTCAGCCTAATAAAGCTAATGAACGAGCAGCCTCCTCTACTGCCAGCGTTCAAAACCCAGCTTCCTCGTTCAAAAGATTGGGCAGGAAATCACCATTTATGAGATATGGACTTCCTATGATCTCACTAACAGTGCTTGGATCTATTGGTCTTAGCCAACTTCTGCAAGGCAG CAAGGATATAGCTAAAGTAAAGGATGATCAAGAGTGGGAAATCATCGAAACAAGAAAAGCTCTTTCCCGGTTTGGACCTGTCAATGCATATAACCCCAAAAAAATGAACTTGGAGGAAGAACTAAAG GCTTTGCAAGAGAAGGTTGATATTAATGATTATGAATATAAGAAAATCCCTAAGCCCAAGGAAAGCGAATAA